The Shewanella mesophila genome contains the following window.
AGTATCATTTGGCTGTGGCATTTTACTGGTTGATGTACTCAATGAAATCCATTTTATGGGCTTCAAGTTAGGCTTCTGGTTCGCTCAACAAGGGGCAATGTACGTATTCGTTGCACTTATATTTGTCTACGTGGCGAAAGCTAATGCGTTAGATAAAAAATATAACGTTCAAGAAGATTAAGGAGTAACGAGTATGGATGTGCAAACTTTAACCTATCTTATTGTCGGCTTTACCTTTGCGTTGTATATCGGTATCGCCATTTGGTCTCGTGCTGGTTCGACTAAAGAATTCTATGTTGCAGGCGGTGGTGTACACCCTGTGATGAACGGTATGGCAACTGCGGCTGACTGGATGTCTGCGGCATCATTTATCTCTCTGGCGGGTATCGTCTCGTTCGTGGGATATGATGGTTCGGTTTACCTTATGGGTTGGACCGGCGGCTATGTGTTGCTCGCCCTATGTATGGCGCCTTACTTGCGTAAGTTCGGTAAATTCACCGTGCCTGACTTTATTGGTGACCGTTACTACTCACAAGCGGCGCGTACGGTTGCGGTTATCTGCGCTATCTTTATCTGCTTTACCTATATAGCAGGTCAGATGCGTGGTGTGGGCGTGGTGTTCTCGCGCTTCTTAGAAGTGGATGTCGAAACCGGTGTTTATATCGGTATGGCCGTGGTGTTCTTCTACGCCGTACTCGGTGGCATGAAAGGGATCACTTACACTCAGGTGGCGCAATACTGCGTACTGATCTTCGCTTTCATGGTGCCAGCTATCTTTATCTCTGTGATGATGACAGGTCACATCATACCTCAGCTTGGCTTTGGCGCTGAATTGGTCGATGCCGCAGGCAATGGGACTGGGGTCTATTTACTCGATAAACTCGATGGTCTATCGGCTGAGCTGGGCTTCTCCCAGTATACCGAAGGCTCAAAGAGCATGATTGATGTCTTCTTTATTACTGGCGCACTGATGTTTGGTACTGCTGGTCTGCCTCACGTTATTGTGCGTTTCTTCACTGTACCTAGAGTGAAAGATGCGCGTATCTCTGCAGGTTGGGCATTAGTATTTATCGCTATCATGTATACCACTATTCCTGCTCTGGCTGCGTTCTCTCGTGTAAATATGATTGAAACCATTAATGGCCCAGAGTCTACTGGTGTTGCTTATGAAACGGCGCCTGAGTGGATTAAGAACTGGGAAAAGACGGGTCTAATTAAGTGGGACGATAAGAATGCCGATGGCAAGATTTACTATGCTAAAGGCGACACCAATGAGATGAAGATTGACCGCGATATCATGGTACTTGCGACCCCTGAAATTGCTAATCTTCCTGCTTGGGTGATTGCGTTAGTGGCAGCAGGTGGTTTAGCGGCGGCGCTGTCAACCTCGGCTGGTTTGTTGTTGGTTATCTCAACTTCGGTATCACACGATCTACTGAAGAAAAACTTTATGCCTGATATCTCTGACAAGAAAGAGTTGATGTATGCTCGTATCGCGGCGGCATTAGGTATTGTGATGGCTGGTTACTTTGGTATTCATCCTCCTGGGTTTGTGGCTGCAGTAGTAGCGATTGCCTTTGGTTTAGCAGCGTCATCACTGTTCCCAGCGATTATCATGGGGATCTTCTCAAGAACCATGAATAAAGAGGGTGCGATTGCGGGTATGGTAACGGGTCTAGCCTTTACAGCGGCCTATATTGTTTACTTCAAGTTTGTGAATCCTGCCGATAATAATCCTGCAAACTGGTTCCTTGGTATTTCACCAGAGGGGATTGGTATGTTGGGCATGATCATCAACTTCGGTGTGGCATTTGTTGTGAGTAAGGTGACAACAGCAGTACCGCAAAATGTGGTTGATATGGTTGAGTCTATTCGTTTCCCTAAGGGGGCGGGTGAAGCTCACGATCACTAGATGCTGACATCTAAACGCTGATATAGCGATATAGATATCGTGATTAGTAACAAAGGAGCGCTTGCGCTCCTTTTTGCTATTTACTATTTAACTGTGTGGATAGAAGGACTGTGTGGATAGAAGGGTGATTGATATTTACCCGATTTGTGTATTAGAGTGAGATAGAATAATTTTGAGGCTAAGCTATTGGATCATAATCAAATAAGCGTTAATACTTTTAATAAGCTGGCGCAAGTTTATCAAGATAAGTATATGAATTTGCCTCTATATCATCTCACTTATAACGCGTTGTGCGACCGCATCTCTTCCCATGATAAGGTTCTCGATATTGGCTGTGGTCCGGGCAATATTAGTCGCTATCTATTAGACCGAATGCCTAGTATTGACCTATTGGGCACAGATTTAGCGCCTAACATGGTTGAGCTGGCACGTCGTAATAACCCCGAAGCCCATTTTGAGGTGATGGATTGCAGGGCGGTTGCCCAGCTGTCAGGAAAGTTCGATGCGATCGTGTGTGGTTTCTGTTTTCCCTATCTTAATAAAGAGGAGGTTAACGCCATGATAGGCGCCATGTCATCACTCCTTACAGACACTGGGGTCTTGTATCTCAGTACCATGGAGGGAGATTACTCCGCTTCTTGTATGCAAACCTCCAGTCGTGGCGACAAGGCATTTATCTATTACCATGATGGCGACGAACTGACTCAGCGACTGCATGACAATGGTCTCATTCTTGTGTGGTCGCATCGTCAAGATTATCCTGAGCGTGGTGATGTCGACCTGTTTTTAATCGCCAAAAAGGGGCGTGATAGCGCGCCATCTGGCCTTTAGTCGAATAGCAAGTGGCTGCTTGCTAAGGCTATAGTGCTAGTATCATCGCTAAATCATGAGACAGATTATGGACGCTAGCGAGTTACAACCGATCACCCAGTTTTTAAGTCAGTTAACCCCATTTGATAGCTTGTCGCCGACAAGGCTTGAGCTGTGTTGCCGTGCATTAACCGTTGGCTATTATGGTAAGGCTTCTATGTATGTGCCCCTCGATGAGGCGCATCCGCAGCTCTATATTGTTCGCAGTGGTGCTTTTGAGGTACGCAGCGAAGATGGCGATCTGATTGATAGACTCGGTGACGGCGATTTTTTTGGCTTTCCGTCGTTACTCTCTGGCGATAAAGTGAGTAACCGGGTGCAAATTTTAGAAGATGGGCTGGTTTATCATCTCGATCCCGATACCTTTAATCAGCTTCGTAGCGAGAGCCGTGAGTTTGACCGATTCTTTAATCGTGCTTTTGCAAAGAGATTGCGGCATCAGAGTCGCTTCAAAGCAAAAGAGCTTGGTTCGACAAACCGTGTTAGCAGTCTCATGTCAAAACAACCATTGACCTTAGATATTAATGCTACGGTGACCGATGCGTCGAGAATGATGCGTGATGCTAGGGTCTCTTCTGTGCTTATCATAGATAATCATAAGTTGGCCGGCATTTTAACCGATAGAGATCTGCGTAATCGGGTGCTTGCCGAAGGATTAGACGGCCAGTTACCGGTTCATCAGGCCATGACTCGCTCGCCAACCACCTTAGCCTCTAGCGCTTTGGTATTCGAAGCCATGCTGTTGATGAGTCAGCATAATATTCATCACCTGCCAATCATCGACAATGATCAAGCCGTTGGGGTGATCACCAGTACCGATATCTTACGTGGTCAAAGCTCACAGCCGCTGTTGCTCATTGGTGAGATTGAACGCCAAAATAACCTCGATAGTCTTATTGGTGTGAGTAAGCAGATCCCCCTCTTGTTGCAAAACCTGATCAGTGCCGATGCCAGAGCCGAGGAGATAGGTCGAGTGTTAACCTCGGTTACTGACGCGCTAACGCGGCGACTTATTGTGCTTAATCAACAAATTCTTGGTGAAGCACCTATGCCATTTTGTTGGTTGGCGTTTGGCTCTCAGGGTCGACAAGACCAAGCTGCCTGCTCCGACCAAGATAATGGCTTATTACTGGCGCATGAGATGGATGAATATGCCGAAGGTTATTTTGAGGCACTGACTAAGGCTGTGTGTGCCGGCCTTGATAAGTGTGGCTATGTTTATTGCCCCGGCGACATTATGGCGCAAAATCCTAAGTGGCGAATGACATTGAAGCAGTGGCAAGCTAAGTTTGAGAACTGGGTTGTCCGCCCCGAGCCCAAAGCATTAATGCATGCCAGTATCTTTTTTGATATGCGCAGCGTGTACGGACCGTCGAGTCTGTTTGATAGTTTGCAATCGAGTGTGCTTGAGTCGACTAAGGATAACGATATCTTTTTAGCGGGCATGGCTGGGAATTCACTGCAAGTATCACCACCGCTGGGTTTCTTCAAAAAGTTTGTCCTTGAGCGTGATGGTCAGGAAGTGAAGGGGATCGATCTTAAGCATAAAGGCAATGCGCTGATCAATGATATTGCTCGGGTCTATGCGTTGTCGGCGGGGATCAAAGAGGTTAATACCGCGAAACGCATTCGATTACTGATGGAGCAAAATATCATTAACCGTAAAGATGCGCTCAATCTTGCCGATGCCCATGAGTTTATCGCCCATATGCGTCTGTCGAATCAAGGCTATCAATTTACCCATAACCAGCCGTTGAGTAATTATTTGATGCCGCAACACCTTTCGTCCTTAGTGCGGCATCAACTGAGGGATGCGTTTAAGGTGGTGCATGATGCTCAGGCTGGCATAAAGCTCAAGTTTACTCGGAGTTTCTAACTTGCTTAATCATCAACTGCTCAAGAGTCGTTTATGTTGGCGCGCCTTTAAAGCGCAAAATCCCACGCTTAAACGCTATCATCAAGCATTGATAGAGACCCTTGGTAAGCCTGTCTGTGATGTATCCTTTGCGGCTGTAGATCTCGAAATGACAGGGCTTAACCCAGTGTTCGATCAAATCTTGAGTATTGGCATAGTCCCGATTCGGCATAACCAACTTATTCTAAGCGAGGCGGATCATAAGTTGGTGCAGATCGATGGCAGCGTAGGGCAGAGTGCGACGATTCATGGCATATTGGATGTGCATTTACAGCAAGCGATCACAGTGGATGAGATGATGCAGTGGTTCTTGACCGAGACCATGGGCAAGGTGCTGGTGGCCCATCATGCGCCGTTAGATTTAGCCTTTTTGCAGACTGCTCTGGTACAAATGAGTCATGAGAAGGTAAAACTCATGGCCGTCGATACCTTAGCGCTGGAGAAAAAACGCTTACTGCGTCAACACGAAGTGCTCAAAGAGGGAAGCTTGCGACTTGGCGCCTGTCGAGCGCGTTACGGATTACCTGTCTACGCCGCCCATAATGCGCTCATTGATGCGCTTGCCTGTGGTGAACTACTCCTTGCTCAGATAGCGGCCAAGGGGGATGCAAAACACCTTAAGGTGAGTGAGTTGTTTTGCTGAATATGTTAACGCAATAATCTAATCGATAGAGTTGGTTACATTTTATTCGTTTATCTTTTATTTCAAACTGCCATTATTGGCGGTAATGATCAGGCTGATAGATGGAGTGACACATGGCATTACCGTTGATCTGGTTGGGTGGTGCAGCGTTGGGCGCGTTATTGGTTGCTGATGAGCGTAGCAATCAGAAAAAATTAACCTTAGATAGGCGGCTTGGCAAGGCTCCTAGGGCGCACGATGACAAGCGAGCATCACCGCTACCCCCTAGCGTATTTCATTTAGGAGAGGTAAAAGTGAAGCCTGAGCCTGGTGCTGTCATCTGTTGCTTTGTATTTGGGGTGATTGAACATACTGGTATTTGGCTGGGGGAAGATGCCTTAGTTGAGCTTCATGGTAGCGGCTTAGTCAGGCCTATCTCCTCTAAACGTTTTTTAGCTGGGCGCACGGGCAGCCGAATTTTTCAGGCATGTGATCATCAGCATCGCGCGCTCATTGCGCCTAAAGTCCTTTCGCGTGCAGAGCAGGCTATCTATCAATACCGAAACTACGATCTGTTTGACAATAATTGCCATCGATTTGTGTGGTCATGTATTACGGGAGAAGAGCTGAGTATTTCGAGTTTTGATAAATTTAACAAAATCTTAGGTAAGTATTTTCAGCAAGCTATCTATTGGGATGAGATAATACCTGCTTAATAAAGGTGATCGATTATTGATTCAGATTGATATAAAAAACGCCAGCAATTGCTGGCGTTTTTGGATGAATTATCGCTACGAGTTAACCACAAAAATGCTTAACGGCTCCAGCAACTAACTCAATCCCTGTCTGCTCACAAGGTGGAAGCTCAGCATCAGATTCATTAATTGGTGTAACGCGATCGCCCCATTTGAACAAGACTGCCGCAGAGGTTAACCCTGCACCAAATGCACAAGATAATATAGTTTGATTAGGCTTGATCATCCCTTTTTCTAACGCATCGCAAATCGCAATTGGGATAGTAGCCGCAGAGGTATTACCGTAGTTAGCAATGTTTACCACAGCTTTCTCTTTCGGGATCTTCATGCGGCTAATTAGGGTATCGATGATACGCTCATTAGCTTGATGTGGAATAACCCAGTCGACGTCATCTTTATCAACGCCACATTTCTCAAGTACGGTTTTACTCAGTTTACCCATGCCAGAGATCGCACGCTTAAAGATCTCTTGGCCATTGAATTCGATAAAGAAATCAAGTGATGCAGCGTTGAATCTGTCCATCGCAGTACCGAAACCAGCCTTAAGAATCTCACGGCCAGCAGGATCATTGTTAAGCTCATAGCCTAGAACACCGCCAGGTTGGTCGGTCGCTTCAACCACAACCGCACCCGCACCATCGCCGAAAAGTACCGCAGTTTCACGGCGAGACCAGTCGAGATAGAATGATAGGCGCTCTGCACCAATCACAAGTACGCGCTTAGATTGGCCGCATTTAATCTGTGAACTTGCTAGGCCAAGGCCATAGAGGAAACCACTACAGGCGGCATTGATATCAAATGCACCACAGCTTGCGCCGATGTTGGCCTGCACGGTAGAGGCGATATTAGGAATTAAGGTATCTGGGCTAGCAGTCGCTAAGATAATAAGATCAATATCGCTGCCTTCAAGACCCGCTGCAGCAAGCGCGCGTTTAGCGGCAACTGACGCGAGCTCAGAGGTATTAACATGACTAATGTGGCGTTGACTGATCCCTGTACGCGGCTTAATCCATTCGTCAGATGTATCGATAAATGTCGCAAGGTCATGATTTGTAAGCGTTGCGGGGGGAACACATTTTCCCCAACCTGTTATGGTGGCGTACTGCATCTTATATTCTCTCAAAAATAATAAAGGCAGAAGCGAACGCTCTGCCTTATCGAACTAATCTAATAAGCCTAGCAAGAAGTCAACAGATCAACTGTGATCTAGTCCACTTGTTGTGCAACCAGAGTACGTATTGCCTCTGCTGCATGTAATATGTGTGCCTTAAGGATAGCCACGGCTTTAACCGTTTCTTTACTGCGACAGAACGCGAGGATCTCTCTGTGATCTTGTGCCGCTTTAGGTATGCCGCCAGCAAGCAAAAGTTGCAGACGAATATAACGATCGCAGTTTGTGTTTAGGCCATGTACAACGTCCAGCGTATGCGGACGATTGGCGGCTTGGTAAAGACAAGTATGGAATTTAGTATTAAGTTCACTCCAACTGCTCACCGCATCTTCTTTTTTGAACGCTTCTTCTAACTCGTCGAGATAACCTCCAGCCTGATCTAATACCTCTTCGGTAAGATTGGGAATGGCTTTTTCAAGCAGATCTGTCTCGATGAGGGCACGTAACTCAAACAGTTCAGTTACCTGATCAACAGACAATTCGCTCGCCGTTGCTCCCTTGTGGGCTTCAAACTTAACAAGACCTTCAGCTTCTAGTTGGAGTAAGGCTTCTCTAACTGGAATTCGACTGACATTTAACGCTTCGGCCAATGCACTCTGACGAAGAGGCTCTCCTGCAGCGATTTCGCCGGAAAGAATTTTCTCTCTAAGGACTTCTACTACAACCTGGGTGCGTGTTTTATGAACGATAGGTGTTGTTCGGCTCATAGTTCCCATAATGTCTTTCGTGATTGTATGTGATCCGCATAAGATTACCGCTTATAACACTATAAATAAAGGGAAACCGTGGTTTCCCTTATATAAAATGTGTGTTTTAGAACCGTTTTAGGTTTGGTGCGCCATCTGATAACTCTGGCGGTAATAAGGATTTGGGCATGTTTTGATAGCAGATGGAGCGCTGGAATCGCGCGATTGCCGCGCTACCAACAGAGGTGCTACGGCCATCAGTGCTTGCTGGGTAGGGGCCGCCGTGATCCATCGAATGACATACTTCAACTCCCGTGGGCATTTGATTGAAAATCAAACGCTCAAAGCAATCACTGACCGCTTCAATCAGTGACAGGGCCGATGGCAACTCCTGTTCTGTGCCATGACCGTCACGGTGAGTTGCCCCGCTAGTTGCCCCGCTAGTTGCTCTGCTAAGGTCTGCATTTGCGCTGGATCTTCACACTCAACCACCACAGCACATGGACCAAAGACTTCCTGTTGTAGGCTTGGTGTTGCTAAAAATTCTGCTGCCTGAACACGAATCGTCATCGGACGTGTTCATTAGCTTGGAAGCGCCTGCTAATCGCATTGATAGCAGGTTTAAGGGCTGGTAAAAGTGTGATGGTGAGTGAGATAGGCTGGTGAATTTACACTATTTCGCCTGTCTATCTTAGCTCTTCGATCTCAATTTATCGTATAACTTAGGCCGCTTTCAGGTTAAGCTTAAAACCGTAGGTTGTAATGGTTAGTCTCATTTTTAGCGGGTTAAGGTTAGGTAGGGTGATACAAGATATTGATCAGTTAGTGAGCGACCTCAGAGCTTGCCGAATGTGCGCCGCACACTTGCCTAAAGAGGCTAGACCCATCATACAAATCTCACCACATGCGAAAATAGTCATTGCAGGGCAGGCCCCTGGAGCGGTGGCCAATAGCAGTGGCATCCCATTTGATGATGCCAGTGGTGAACGCTTACGCCAGTGGTTGGGGGTGAGTCATCAGCAGTTTTACGATGAGACTCTGTTTGCGATATTGCCAATGGCGTTTTGTTACCCAGGTAAAGGGACAAGTGGCGACAAACCACCGATAAAAGCCTGCGCCCAAAAGTGGCGTGCGACACTACTTGAGCATCTAACAAATGTGGAGCTGACAATTGTCATAGGGCAATATGCACAAGATTATCATTTTAACGATAAGCAAACCGTTACCGAGCGCGTGAGAGACTGGCGCAATAATAGTGAGTCGTTAATCGCTTTGCCACACCCTAGCCCCCGCAACAACATCTGGTTAAAACGTCACGCTTGGTTTGAACTCGAGCTGTTACCTGAAGTGAAACAAAGGGTCGCTAGGATATTGGCTTCGCATAACGGCATTGCACGTTAGCGCCAGGGTTATAGCGCCAGCGATAAATGTAAAGCAGTTAATACGGCCGCCCAGCAAAATTAGCTCTTTTGAAGAAGGGCGGCAGCAACGGGATCAGCGGCTCAATCAACATTATTCATCTGGCAGATCATTAAAGGTTTCTGGAATATAGTTCTTAGGCTCAATGGTGAATATCATTCCAGCCGTTAAGGTCCGACAGTTACCCGCTTCGTCATGGTATGGGTCGACATCGTGGGCATCCATCCCAAGCCAATGGCCAGTTTTATGTACCGTGAAACGTTTATAACTTTCAGACGCCATGACTTCTTCAATACTACCTTGTTATAGGCCTATCTCTATCAGCCCCTCTGCCATCACCCGCATGCAGGTTTCATACATCTTTTCCACGCTGGCTTGACCTGCGCAATAGCGTTATTGAGTGCATTAAGCACGATTTGACTAACCCTTGCTTGTGCGGCGCTAAACTTTCCATTGACTGGATAACGGCGCCTGATGTGTGACGCATAATGATTGAGCTCGGTGTCTGCATGATTAATAGTATCTGCCCAGACAGGGTTTGGCAGCCGTTTTTCTCGTAGTTATGCAGCAAGTATTGTTGCCTGATGCGACGATATTGGGGCTGGCGACCTCAATGGCACCGTGTTTCGCGATCTCGTCATTAAAGGTCGCAGCCAATATTACTTCGTTTACTGCAGGCTTACATGCTTTCATTGCAGCAATGTGCCCGTCGATTGAAGTAGCACCTTTTGCTGATAGCCAGCAATGCGTTTATCAACGTATTACGGCGTTGGTCATAGCGTTGTGGCATCTAAACGGCTCTTTATCTAAAACATGATAAGGCTACTATAATTGTGTATTTTATTCGGTGCTGGTTGTGCTTAATTTAATTGATTATTCTGCGGTGCAATTTTTAGATTCTGGTGGGATAATAATGCAAATTTTTTTACGTTGTTTTAATTAGGGGTATTTCCTGTGAATTCTGCTGTATTCTTAGATAGAGATGGTGTCATTAATATTGACCATGGTTATGTCCATCAAATTGACGACTTTGAATATGTGGAAGGGGTATTTGAAGCCTGCGCCGCGTTAAAGCAGATGGGGTATAAACTTGCTGTTGTGACTAATCAGTCAGGCATCGCTAGAGGCCTTTACAGTGAAGATCAATTCCATACTCTCACCGAGTGGATGGATTGGAATTTTGCTGATAAAGGCGTTGAACTCGACGGCATCTATTATTGCCCGCATCATAGTGAGAAGGGGATAGGTGAATATAAGGTCGATTGTGATTGTCGTAAGCCCAAGCCAGGCATGCTAAACAGCGCCGCACAATTTCTCAAGCTCGATCTATCACAGTCTGTCATGGTCGGCGATAAACGCGACGATATGCTAGCCGCCCAAGCCGCAGGCGTACCCATTCGTATATTGGTTCGCACGGGCAAAACGGTGACCGACGAGGCAATCGCCGCTGCAACCGTTGTTTTAGACTCGATAGCAGATGTTCCAGTTTACCTAAAATCACTTTGAGTGGGCATTATATTGCGTGAATAGTCGCTAAAATGCTTACTGGATAATCTGTTTGTTTGATATTTAATCGTTTGAGTGCGTTTTATAAAACAATTGAACAAAAGGGGTTGACGCAAGAAGCGTAATCCGTAGAATACGCAGCCCAAGCCAACGACGAACGTCTACGGCGATGCAAGGTAAGTGAAAAACTTTCCTTATAATAAGCATCACGCTCTTTAACAATTTATCAAGTAATCTGTGTGGACACTCACAGGTGTTGAGTTATTCGAAATTGCTTTTCTGTCTTCGGATGTAAAGCAATCAAAAATTTTACTCAATGTAAGATGAGTGTTCATAGCAATATGTACAACATGTTAGAGATTCTTCCGAGTCTTTAATGTGGAATCAGAATTCATTGAGCCGAAGCTTTAAGCTTCAACAAAACTTTAATTGAAGAGTTTGATCATGGCTCAGATTGAACGCTGGCGGCAGGCCTAACACATGCAAGTCGAGCGGTAACAGGAATTAGCTTGCTAATTTGCTGACGAGCGGCGGACGGGTGAGTAATGCCTAGGGAACTGCCCAGTCGAGGGGGATAACAGTTGGAAACGACTGCTAATACCGCATACGCCCTACGGGGGAAAAGAGGGGACCTTCGGGCCTTCTGCGATTGGATGTACCTAGGTGGGATTAGCTAGTTGGTGAGGTAATGGCTCACCAAGGCGACGATCCCTAGCTGTTCTGAGAGGATGATCAGCCACACTGGGACTGAGACACGGCCCAGACTCCTACGGGAGGCAGCAGTGGGGAATATTGCACAATGGGCGCAAGCCTGATGCAGCCATGCCGCGTGTGTGAAGAAGGCCTTCGGGTTGTAAAGCACTTTCAGCGAGGAGGAAAGCTTAAGCGTTAATAGCGTTTAGGTGTGACGTTACTCGCAGAAGAAGGACCGGCTAACTTCGTGCCAGCAGCCGCGGTAATACGAGGGGTCCAAGCGTTAATCGGAATTACTGGGCGTAAAGCGTACGCAGGCGGTTTGTTAAGCGAGATGTGAAAGCCCCGGGCTCAACCTGGGAACTGCATTTCGAACTGGCAGACTAGAGTCTTGTAGAGGGGGGTAGAATTTCAGGTGTAGCGGTGAAATGCGTAGAGATCTGAAGGAATACCGGTGGCGAAGGCGGCCCCCTGGACAAAGACTGACGCTCATGTACGAAAGCGTGGGGAGCAAACAGGATTAGATACCCTGGTAGTCCACGCCGTAAACGATGTCTACTCGGAATTTGGTGTCTTGAACACTGGGTTCTCAAGCTAACGCATTAAGTAGACCGCCTGGGGAGTACGGCCGCAAGGTTAAAACTCAAATGAATTGACGGGGGCCCGCACAAGCGGTGGAGCATGTGGTTTAATTCGATGCAACGCGAAGAACCTTACCTACTCTTGACATCCAGAGAACTTTCCAGAGATGGATTGGTGCCTTCGGGAGCTCTGAGACAGGTGCTGCATGGCTGTCGTCAGCTCGTGTTGTGAAATGTTGGGTTAAGTCCCGCAACGAGCGCAACCCTTATCCTTATTTGCCAGCACGTAATGGTGGGAACTTTAGGGAGACTGCCGGTGATAAACCGGAGGAAGGTGGGGACGACGTCAAGTCATCATGGCCCTTACGAGTAGGGCTACACACGTGCTACAATGGCAAGTACAGAGGGTTGCAAAGCCGCGAGGTGGAGCTAATCTCACAAAGCTTGTCGTAGTCCGGATTGGAGTCTGCAACTCGACTCCATGAAGTCGGAATCGCTAGTAATCGTGGATCAGAATGCCACGGTGAATACGTTCCCGGGCCTTGTACACACCGCCCGTCACACCATGGGAGTGGGCTGCACCAGAAGTAGATAGCTTAACCTTCGGGAGGGCGTTTACCACGGTGTGGTTCATGACTGGGGTGAAGTCGTAACAAGGTAGCCCTAGGGGAACCTGGGGCTGGATCACCTCCTTACCTATACGACTAACTTAATGTTTGTTGAGTGTTCACACAGATTACTTGATAGAAAGAAAGAGCAAAATATCGAAAGATAATTTTTGAGGGATTTGATTCAGTTAGAATTAAATAACCAAAAAGAATGGGTCTGTAGCTCAGCTGGTTAGAGCGCACCCCTGATAAGGGTGAGGTCGG
Protein-coding sequences here:
- a CDS encoding uracil-DNA glycosylase family protein, which produces MCAAHLPKEARPIIQISPHAKIVIAGQAPGAVANSSGIPFDDASGERLRQWLGVSHQQFYDETLFAILPMAFCYPGKGTSGDKPPIKACAQKWRATLLEHLTNVELTIVIGQYAQDYHFNDKQTVTERVRDWRNNSESLIALPHPSPRNNIWLKRHAWFELELLPEVKQRVARILASHNGIAR
- a CDS encoding M24 family metallopeptidase, translated to MASESYKRFTVHKTGHWLGMDAHDVDPYHDEAGNCRTLTAGMIFTIEPKNYIPETFNDLPDE
- a CDS encoding M24 family metallopeptidase, whose translation is MPNPVWADTINHADTELNHYASHIRRRYPVNGKFSAAQARVSQIVLNALNNAIAQVKPAWKRCMKPACG
- the gmhB gene encoding D-glycero-beta-D-manno-heptose 1,7-bisphosphate 7-phosphatase — its product is MNSAVFLDRDGVINIDHGYVHQIDDFEYVEGVFEACAALKQMGYKLAVVTNQSGIARGLYSEDQFHTLTEWMDWNFADKGVELDGIYYCPHHSEKGIGEYKVDCDCRKPKPGMLNSAAQFLKLDLSQSVMVGDKRDDMLAAQAAGVPIRILVRTGKTVTDEAIAAATVVLDSIADVPVYLKSL